One part of the Dyadobacter sp. 676 genome encodes these proteins:
- a CDS encoding CTP synthase: MASKARKTAKYIFVTGGVTSSLGKGIIASSLAKLLQARGLSVTIQKFDPYLNIDPGTMNPYEHGECYVTDDGAETDLDLGHYERFLNVRTSQANNVTTGRIYHNVITAERRGDFLGKTVQVVPHITDELKRNMLLLGQTGDYDIVITEIGGCVGDIESLPFLEAVRQVKFEMDEQDTLVIHLTLIPYLNSAGELKTKPTQHSVRMLQESGIQPDILVCRTEHPLPYDIRKKIALFCNVQVNSVIEAMDADTIYAVPLLMLKERLDQRALYMLDIYNDKDVDLDSWKTFLSRLKNPIDSVRIGLVGKYVELHDAYKSIAESFIHAGAANECKVNIEWIHSESLTAENAVEKLENLDGVLVAPGFGERGIEGKIAAIQYVRENNIPFFGICLGMQMAVIEYARNVIGWENAHSVEMDTTTDHPVIHLMKDQKDISNKGGTMRLGAYPCRIKKDTLAHKIYGKTNISERHRHRYEFNNKYLKDFEEKGLIATGINPDNNLVEMVELPTHPFYIGVQFHPELKSTVMNPHPIFVHFVAAALSYSLQKRSVETLNPVSH, translated from the coding sequence ATGGCTTCCAAAGCACGAAAGACCGCTAAGTACATTTTCGTTACGGGCGGTGTTACATCTTCACTTGGCAAGGGAATCATTGCCTCATCACTAGCTAAATTACTACAAGCCAGAGGGCTCTCAGTCACCATTCAAAAATTCGACCCGTATCTGAACATCGATCCGGGCACCATGAACCCCTACGAGCACGGCGAGTGCTACGTGACCGACGACGGTGCCGAAACCGACCTCGACCTGGGCCATTACGAGCGTTTCCTGAACGTTCGCACATCACAGGCAAACAACGTTACCACGGGGCGTATTTACCATAACGTTATTACGGCCGAACGTCGCGGCGACTTCCTGGGTAAAACCGTACAGGTCGTTCCGCACATTACCGACGAGCTGAAAAGAAATATGCTGTTGCTGGGCCAGACCGGCGATTACGATATTGTGATTACGGAAATCGGTGGTTGCGTGGGGGATATCGAGTCCCTGCCGTTCCTGGAAGCGGTTCGTCAGGTGAAATTTGAAATGGACGAGCAGGACACCCTGGTGATCCACCTTACTTTGATCCCTTACCTGAACTCGGCGGGCGAGCTGAAAACCAAACCGACGCAGCACTCCGTCAGAATGTTGCAGGAATCGGGTATCCAGCCGGATATCCTCGTGTGCCGTACCGAGCACCCGTTGCCTTACGACATCCGCAAGAAGATCGCGCTGTTCTGTAACGTGCAGGTGAACTCTGTGATCGAAGCGATGGACGCCGATACGATTTATGCTGTGCCTCTGCTGATGCTCAAAGAGCGCCTCGACCAGCGTGCATTATATATGCTCGATATTTATAATGACAAGGACGTGGATCTCGATTCGTGGAAGACGTTCCTTTCGAGGTTGAAGAATCCGATTGATTCGGTTCGCATTGGGCTTGTCGGTAAATATGTGGAACTGCACGACGCTTACAAATCCATCGCGGAGTCGTTTATCCACGCGGGAGCGGCCAACGAATGCAAGGTGAATATCGAATGGATACATTCCGAAAGCCTGACAGCCGAGAATGCCGTGGAGAAACTCGAAAACCTGGATGGTGTACTCGTAGCCCCCGGCTTCGGCGAGCGCGGTATCGAGGGGAAAATCGCCGCGATCCAATATGTGCGCGAGAACAACATTCCTTTCTTCGGGATCTGCCTGGGGATGCAAATGGCCGTGATCGAGTATGCACGTAACGTGATCGGCTGGGAGAATGCGCATTCGGTGGAGATGGATACCACTACCGACCATCCGGTAATCCACCTGATGAAAGATCAGAAGGACATTTCCAACAAAGGGGGTACGATGCGCTTGGGCGCTTATCCCTGTCGCATTAAAAAAGATACGCTGGCGCACAAAATCTACGGCAAAACGAACATTAGCGAGCGTCACCGCCACCGCTACGAGTTCAATAACAAATATTTGAAGGATTTCGAAGAAAAAGGGCTTATCGCTACGGGCATCAATCCGGACAATAATCTGGTTGAAATGGTCGAGCTGCCTACGCACCCGTTCTATATCGGTGTGCAGTTCCACCCGGAGCTGAAAAGTACGGTCATGAACCCGCACCCGATCTTCGTCCACTTCGTGGCTGCCGCATTGAGCTATTCATTGCAAAAAAGGTCGGTGGAAACCTTGAACCCGGTTTCCCACTGA
- the yidC gene encoding membrane protein insertase YidC, giving the protein MDKNFVIGLVLIMLMLIGYQILVPKPVEPTPVAEVKKTAPKAVSVASDSSSQSVDSAAIIPQKDLVIETRDARVVFTNKGGVMKEVMLKKYKTYDQKPLYLIAEGHNNFQIDLPTQTGDVRLTDQFFTTDAQDRTLAEKDSAVITYRTMLKNNQVVEQTYVVRGTGYLIDYGIKATGALPANKSLNFHWDNDLLQLENDMKKNREVVTVNYYTDELKSLPTSPTANEEEKTADPVKWFTIKHKYFLAGLIAEKHPFSNVVMRANVNPEDSVIVKNMNVFAAIPVAAVQKGEANFQYYLGPNEYHIVDKVKAENFDQNVYLGYAFLKPINKFFLVPLFNLIEGFVSNYGLLIILLVLFVKTLLTPLTYRSYISMAKMRILAPELEQIREQNKDDLAKQQQEQMKLYQQVGVSPLSGCVPVLATMPILFSLFFLFPNLIELRQQSFLWASDLSTYDSFFKLPFNVPFGIGNHISLFTILMTASSIGYAYYNNQNTPTQPGPVNMKALGYVMPLMFMFILNSFPAGLTFYYFVSNIVTIAQQLLIKRFVNEDKIKNILEENRKKNATGEKKQSKFQKYLEKSLQAAEEAKKKQAELEKKSKKK; this is encoded by the coding sequence ATGGATAAAAATTTTGTAATCGGCCTGGTGTTGATCATGCTGATGCTCATAGGCTACCAGATACTGGTCCCGAAACCTGTGGAACCAACACCGGTAGCAGAAGTAAAGAAGACGGCACCCAAGGCCGTTTCGGTTGCTTCCGACTCTTCCTCACAATCAGTTGATTCCGCTGCCATCATTCCCCAGAAGGACCTGGTAATCGAAACCCGGGATGCCCGCGTGGTATTTACCAACAAGGGCGGTGTGATGAAAGAGGTGATGTTGAAAAAATACAAAACCTACGATCAGAAGCCACTGTACCTGATCGCAGAAGGCCATAACAATTTCCAGATCGACCTGCCTACACAAACGGGCGATGTGAGACTGACAGACCAGTTTTTCACCACCGACGCACAGGACAGAACGCTCGCAGAGAAGGATTCTGCGGTGATCACCTACCGTACCATGTTGAAAAACAACCAGGTAGTGGAGCAAACTTACGTCGTTCGCGGCACAGGCTACCTGATTGACTACGGCATTAAAGCAACAGGCGCATTGCCGGCGAATAAATCGCTCAATTTCCACTGGGATAACGACCTGTTGCAACTCGAAAACGACATGAAAAAGAACCGTGAGGTGGTTACCGTTAACTACTACACGGACGAGCTCAAAAGCCTGCCCACCAGTCCGACGGCTAATGAAGAAGAAAAGACCGCAGATCCTGTTAAATGGTTCACCATCAAGCATAAATACTTCCTGGCAGGGCTGATCGCCGAAAAACACCCGTTCAGCAATGTGGTAATGCGTGCCAATGTGAACCCGGAAGACTCGGTGATCGTAAAGAATATGAACGTTTTCGCGGCTATCCCGGTCGCGGCGGTCCAGAAAGGGGAGGCTAACTTTCAGTATTACCTCGGACCTAACGAATACCACATTGTAGACAAGGTGAAAGCGGAGAATTTCGATCAGAACGTTTACCTCGGCTACGCATTCCTGAAACCGATCAACAAGTTTTTCCTCGTTCCGCTTTTCAACCTGATCGAAGGCTTTGTGAGCAATTATGGCTTGCTGATCATCCTGCTGGTATTGTTTGTAAAAACATTGCTGACGCCGCTGACTTACCGTTCGTACATCAGCATGGCTAAAATGCGTATCCTGGCGCCCGAGCTGGAACAGATCCGCGAGCAGAACAAAGACGACCTTGCGAAGCAGCAGCAGGAACAAATGAAGCTTTACCAGCAGGTAGGTGTGAGTCCGCTGAGCGGATGTGTGCCGGTGCTCGCCACCATGCCGATCCTCTTCTCGCTCTTCTTCCTGTTCCCGAACCTGATCGAGCTGCGCCAGCAGTCGTTTCTGTGGGCCAGCGACTTATCGACCTACGACTCGTTCTTCAAGCTGCCGTTCAATGTGCCTTTCGGCATCGGTAACCACATCAGCCTGTTCACGATCCTGATGACGGCTTCCAGCATTGGTTATGCCTATTATAACAACCAGAACACGCCAACACAGCCCGGGCCGGTCAACATGAAGGCGCTCGGATATGTAATGCCGCTTATGTTCATGTTCATTCTGAACTCTTTCCCGGCTGGTCTGACGTTCTACTATTTCGTTTCGAACATCGTGACCATCGCGCAGCAGCTGCTGATCAAGCGTTTTGTTAACGAGGACAAGATCAAAAATATCCTCGAAGAGAACCGCAAGAAGAATGCGACCGGCGAGAAGAAGCAGAGCAAATTCCAGAAATACCTCGAAAAGTCGTTGCAGGCTGCGGAAGAGGCGAAAAAGAAACAGGCTGAATTAGAGAAGAAGTCTAAAAAGAAATAA
- a CDS encoding ABC transporter substrate-binding protein has translation MKIIFFLILTVQIGLYQAAYGQNNAQSDTRYRSALADYKQGKYAAAMDKFYPMTSVNAKTAYSPYAHYYYALSAFQLKRYKDSRQMLLQLQSRYPGWNKINDVYYLLGAVSMANGQIDEGLNQLAKIKDSSLNKDVQALKQHHLASISDFLKLKELQKQHPSDRDIALIVYQSIQSARTPAQGDLAYAEQLDKQFKFNKKEKTEDAPKRSAPKSDTQWTKGYLDVAVLLPFRLDEFTASRRRSNQFAYDYYLGLTIAKEQLQTEGINVNLWAYDVSNDVKSMRAIADNKNFQMSDMVIGPLYPGTFDVAADFVSGSNAIMLNPLSTDAGLLKAGSNIYLGHPSIAFQTQKAAQWMRTLSPGLSAVIYYGNTSKDSAMAVSYASEWKAKGGKITSILKIQPDREWMESNIPSFETNKPAHIALFSSDGESGAHLIEVLNSRKLNSLPVVATSTSFNTQQARLSRYGVRLSLIDADYVDREKETIRQFQKNYYNKTSTFPSVYSYQGYDQLLFFARMLFKYKDKLSSGLQSRKFGSEEYLLSGFDYTKGNENQITPVLKYNGSKWVPVDR, from the coding sequence ATGAAAATTATCTTTTTTTTGATTTTGACAGTCCAGATCGGTTTGTACCAGGCGGCCTACGGGCAGAACAACGCCCAGTCGGATACCCGGTACCGGTCGGCCCTGGCAGATTATAAACAAGGTAAATACGCCGCGGCAATGGACAAGTTCTATCCCATGACGAGCGTGAATGCCAAAACGGCCTATTCGCCTTATGCGCATTATTATTACGCACTCAGTGCATTTCAGCTGAAACGCTACAAAGACAGCCGGCAAATGCTGCTGCAATTACAAAGCCGCTATCCCGGTTGGAACAAAATCAATGATGTGTATTATCTGCTTGGAGCGGTAAGCATGGCCAACGGGCAAATCGACGAAGGGCTGAACCAACTGGCGAAGATCAAAGACTCGTCGCTGAATAAGGATGTGCAGGCATTGAAACAGCATCATCTAGCGTCGATCAGCGATTTTCTGAAACTAAAAGAACTGCAAAAGCAACACCCTTCCGACCGGGACATTGCGTTGATCGTGTACCAATCCATCCAGTCGGCTCGTACGCCTGCACAGGGCGATCTGGCATATGCGGAGCAGCTCGACAAGCAGTTTAAATTCAACAAAAAGGAAAAAACGGAAGACGCGCCAAAACGCAGCGCTCCGAAATCGGATACCCAATGGACGAAGGGATACCTGGACGTAGCCGTGTTGCTGCCGTTCCGTCTCGATGAATTCACCGCTTCCAGGCGCCGTTCCAACCAGTTCGCCTACGACTATTACCTTGGCCTGACGATCGCGAAGGAGCAACTGCAAACGGAGGGAATCAATGTAAATCTCTGGGCATACGATGTAAGTAACGATGTCAAAAGCATGCGGGCGATTGCCGATAACAAGAACTTCCAGATGTCGGACATGGTAATAGGCCCGCTGTACCCGGGTACTTTCGATGTGGCCGCGGATTTTGTATCGGGCAGCAACGCTATTATGCTGAACCCGCTTTCGACCGACGCCGGTTTGCTGAAAGCCGGTTCCAACATTTATCTCGGGCATCCTTCTATCGCGTTCCAGACGCAAAAGGCCGCCCAATGGATGCGCACGCTTTCGCCGGGCTTGTCGGCTGTGATTTATTACGGCAATACCTCGAAGGACTCGGCGATGGCTGTTTCCTATGCCAGCGAATGGAAAGCAAAAGGAGGGAAGATAACAAGCATATTGAAAATCCAGCCCGACCGCGAATGGATGGAAAGTAATATCCCTTCGTTTGAAACCAATAAGCCGGCGCACATCGCATTGTTCTCGTCCGACGGCGAATCGGGCGCTCATCTGATCGAGGTGCTGAACAGCCGGAAACTGAATAGCCTGCCCGTGGTGGCGACCTCGACGAGCTTCAATACGCAGCAAGCGAGATTATCGCGGTACGGCGTGCGTTTGTCGTTGATCGACGCCGATTATGTGGACCGCGAGAAAGAAACGATCCGCCAGTTCCAGAAGAATTACTATAACAAAACCAGCACATTCCCGTCGGTATATTCCTACCAGGGATACGATCAGTTGCTTTTCTTTGCCCGGATGCTTTTCAAATACAAGGACAAGCTTTCTTCCGGTCTGCAATCGCGGAAATTCGGCAGCGAGGAATACCTGCTTTCGGGTTTTGATTATACCAAAGGGAATGAGAACCAGATTACGCCTGTCCTGAAATACAACGGCTCCAAATGGGTGCCGGTGGACAGATAA
- the hemL gene encoding glutamate-1-semialdehyde 2,1-aminomutase — MNISTSQQLFEKAQNYIPGGVNSPVRAFRAVGGSPLFIKSAKGPYIYDEDGNEYIELINSWGPMILGHAHELIQKAVSDAIQHSFSFGAPTRREVEIAELIVSMVPSIEKVRMVNSGTEATMSAIRVARGYTGRDKIIKFEGCYHGHGDSFLIAAGSGAVTFGTPDSPGVTKGVANDTLTAPYNDLEAVQQLVDANKGRIAALILEPVVGNMGCVLPKEGFLQGLRRICDEESIVLILDEVMTGFRLSKGGAQERFGVTPDLTTLGKIIGGGMPVGAYGGKAEIMNYVSPAGPVYQAGTLSGNPIAMAAGYTMLTYLNEHPEVYTQLERAGTKLANGFRASMEKLGLKYTLNQIGSMYTLFFTRNAVMDFPSAKSSDLPLFGKYFHAMLNRGIYMGPSQFEAMFLSTALTDAHLERIIAANEEALAEVTK, encoded by the coding sequence ATGAATATTTCAACGAGCCAGCAACTTTTCGAAAAAGCACAAAATTATATCCCCGGTGGGGTCAACTCGCCTGTACGCGCATTTCGTGCGGTGGGAGGTTCGCCCCTGTTCATTAAGTCGGCCAAGGGGCCGTATATTTACGACGAGGACGGCAACGAATACATCGAGCTGATCAACTCCTGGGGCCCGATGATCCTCGGACACGCCCACGAGCTCATTCAGAAGGCTGTTTCCGACGCTATTCAGCATTCGTTTTCCTTTGGCGCACCTACGCGCAGGGAGGTGGAAATTGCCGAACTGATTGTTTCGATGGTACCCTCCATCGAAAAAGTGCGGATGGTGAATTCGGGTACGGAAGCCACGATGTCGGCCATACGCGTCGCGCGCGGGTACACGGGCCGCGACAAGATTATCAAATTCGAAGGCTGCTACCATGGCCATGGCGACAGTTTCCTGATCGCCGCGGGCAGCGGGGCTGTAACTTTCGGTACGCCGGATAGTCCGGGGGTAACAAAAGGGGTTGCCAACGACACGCTTACCGCGCCGTACAACGATCTTGAAGCCGTGCAGCAGCTTGTGGATGCCAACAAGGGCCGGATCGCCGCATTGATCCTCGAACCCGTTGTAGGTAACATGGGCTGTGTACTTCCCAAAGAGGGCTTTCTACAAGGATTACGTCGTATTTGTGACGAAGAAAGCATTGTTCTGATCCTCGATGAAGTCATGACCGGTTTCCGGCTTTCGAAGGGCGGTGCGCAGGAAAGATTCGGGGTTACACCGGATTTAACAACGTTAGGGAAAATAATAGGCGGCGGAATGCCTGTCGGGGCATATGGAGGCAAGGCGGAAATCATGAACTACGTTTCGCCGGCAGGGCCGGTTTACCAGGCGGGCACGCTTTCCGGTAACCCCATTGCGATGGCCGCGGGTTATACGATGCTTACTTATTTGAATGAGCATCCGGAAGTGTACACACAACTAGAAAGAGCAGGTACCAAGCTCGCAAATGGCTTCCGGGCTTCCATGGAAAAGTTGGGTTTAAAGTACACCTTGAACCAGATCGGTTCGATGTATACGCTGTTCTTTACGCGGAATGCCGTTATGGATTTCCCATCCGCCAAGTCGTCGGATTTGCCGTTATTTGGAAAATATTTCCACGCGATGCTGAACCGTGGCATTTACATGGGACCCAGCCAGTTCGAAGCGATGTTCCTCTCGACCGCGCTCACCGATGCGCATTTGGAGCGGATTATTGCGGCGAATGAGGAGGCATTGGCGGAGGTGACAAAATAA
- a CDS encoding glycosyltransferase, translating to MNSRRYSIIIPVYNRPDELEELLGCLAVQTYRNFEVVIVEDGSKIKADGVVASFADKLDIHYYYKENGGQGFARNHGFEHASGDYFILLDSDALIEPDYLTIVENRLNTDYVDLYGGPDTDHPSFTPIQKAISYSMTSVFTTGGIRGKKNNMGGTFHPRSFNMGLSRKVWERTGGFLTSRMGEDILFSIAALRLGFKSALIPEAFIYHKRRTQFGAFFRQLKFFGRARINIARYYPDELKLVHTFPLLFTLGVCSIPLWYFIYKPFFYLGLAGLVAYVALLFIDALRKTKSAEVAFLSIGAAFVQLFGYGTGFLQEGWKRLWENKSHRETGAAIEYPS from the coding sequence TTGAACTCCCGCCGCTACTCGATCATCATCCCCGTCTACAACCGCCCCGACGAGTTGGAGGAACTGCTTGGCTGCCTGGCCGTGCAGACTTACCGTAATTTCGAAGTGGTAATCGTCGAAGACGGCTCCAAAATCAAAGCCGACGGGGTGGTCGCTTCCTTCGCGGACAAACTCGACATTCATTACTATTATAAAGAAAACGGCGGGCAGGGCTTTGCGCGTAACCACGGTTTCGAACACGCTTCGGGCGATTACTTCATATTACTCGATTCCGATGCATTGATCGAGCCGGATTACCTTACCATTGTAGAAAACCGCCTGAATACCGATTATGTAGACTTGTACGGCGGGCCGGATACCGACCATCCCTCGTTTACACCGATTCAAAAGGCAATCAGTTATTCGATGACGTCGGTGTTTACCACGGGGGGAATTCGGGGTAAGAAAAACAATATGGGCGGTACATTTCACCCGCGGAGCTTCAATATGGGCCTTTCGCGCAAGGTATGGGAGCGCACGGGCGGGTTCCTGACGAGCCGGATGGGGGAGGATATCCTGTTCAGCATCGCTGCGCTGCGGCTTGGTTTTAAATCGGCATTGATACCCGAAGCATTTATTTATCACAAGCGCCGCACGCAGTTCGGGGCGTTTTTCAGACAGTTGAAATTCTTCGGCCGCGCACGCATCAATATCGCCCGCTATTACCCCGATGAACTCAAACTCGTGCATACATTTCCGTTGCTGTTTACACTCGGCGTTTGCAGTATTCCGTTGTGGTACTTCATTTACAAGCCATTCTTTTATCTCGGGCTCGCGGGACTGGTGGCTTACGTCGCACTGCTATTCATCGACGCATTGCGAAAAACAAAGAGTGCAGAGGTCGCATTCCTGAGCATCGGCGCCGCTTTTGTTCAGCTTTTCGGCTACGGAACCGGCTTTTTGCAGGAAGGCTGGAAACGGCTTTGGGAAAACAAATCTCACCGCGAGACGGGGGCAGCGATTGAGTATCCGTCCTAA
- a CDS encoding class I SAM-dependent methyltransferase has protein sequence MKSIISLVLRYIPRPYLQLVGHWAARLLSIFYIGNKVECPVCNSRYRKFLPYGRNTSSRENALCPSCLSLERHRLMALYMKRKTNFYTANLKVLHVAPEYCFIDRFEQMKNLDYITADIESPLAKVKMDIHRIPFPDNTFDVAFCNHVMEHVDDYILAISELHRVLKPGGWALIQSPQNMKYEVTYEDPTITDPKEREKHFLQNDHLRLFGRNYGRELEKGGFKVTEDRFVMDELTPAEVQRYSLPGEEIVYFCQK, from the coding sequence ATGAAATCCATCATTAGTTTAGTTCTGCGCTACATCCCGCGACCGTACCTGCAACTCGTAGGACACTGGGCTGCGCGGCTGCTCAGCATTTTCTATATCGGCAACAAAGTGGAGTGCCCCGTATGCAACAGCAGGTACCGCAAGTTCCTGCCCTACGGCCGCAACACGTCGAGCCGCGAGAATGCGTTGTGCCCCAGCTGCCTGTCGCTCGAACGGCACCGGCTGATGGCCCTGTATATGAAGCGCAAAACGAATTTTTATACCGCCAATCTCAAAGTGCTGCACGTAGCGCCCGAATACTGCTTCATCGACCGCTTCGAGCAGATGAAAAACCTGGATTACATCACCGCCGACATCGAGTCACCCCTCGCGAAGGTAAAAATGGACATTCACCGGATCCCCTTTCCCGACAATACTTTCGACGTCGCATTCTGCAACCACGTGATGGAGCACGTCGACGACTATATTCTCGCCATAAGCGAGCTCCATCGTGTGCTCAAACCAGGCGGCTGGGCATTGATCCAATCGCCCCAGAATATGAAATACGAAGTAACCTACGAAGATCCGACGATCACCGATCCGAAGGAACGCGAAAAGCACTTCCTTCAAAACGACCACCTTCGCCTCTTCGGCCGCAACTATGGCCGTGAGTTGGAAAAAGGCGGTTTCAAAGTAACCGAGGACCGCTTTGTGATGGACGAACTGACCCCGGCCGAGGTGCAGCGTTATTCGTTGCCGGGTGAGGAGATTGTTTACTTTTGTCAAAAGTAG
- the hisS gene encoding histidine--tRNA ligase: MSKPSLARGTRDFGPEQMAKRTFIFDTIRRSFQRYGFLPLETPAFENLSVLMGKYGEEGDQLLFKILNSGDFSGKLTDADWHAGSKSLTNKISEKGLRYDLTVPFARYVVMNRGTLAMPFKRYQIQPVWRADRPQKGRYREFYQCDADVVGTDSLLCEAEIVMLLHDILPALGINDFTVKINNRKILTGIADMIGAHGMEGPLCVAIDKLDKIGKEKVVEELAERGFAADSIDKLEPIFNLSNAGDPFAELKSWLAGSEVALKGIQELEEVWAMVKVLGLENAKIEFDVTLARGLSYYTGAIFEVKANNVQIGSISGGGRYDNLTGTFGVPGISGVGISLGVDRIYDVMEELNLFPESQKTSTKVMISNFDQEAFAYGLSILPKLRKAGINSEIYPDPVKLKKQLDYADRKNIPFVILIGSEEIQSGLLTLKNMKTGEQQKLKAEDIITLLDREDQ; this comes from the coding sequence ATGAGTAAACCATCTCTTGCCCGCGGAACCCGTGACTTTGGTCCGGAGCAAATGGCAAAGCGTACTTTCATTTTCGACACCATCCGACGCTCTTTCCAACGATACGGTTTTCTGCCTTTGGAAACACCCGCTTTTGAAAACCTGTCGGTACTGATGGGTAAATATGGAGAAGAGGGCGACCAACTGTTATTCAAAATACTGAATTCCGGCGATTTCAGCGGAAAGCTCACCGACGCCGACTGGCATGCGGGCTCGAAATCTTTGACTAACAAAATTTCTGAAAAAGGCTTGCGCTACGACCTTACCGTGCCGTTCGCGCGCTACGTAGTAATGAACCGTGGCACGCTGGCTATGCCTTTCAAACGTTACCAGATCCAACCCGTCTGGCGCGCCGACCGTCCGCAGAAGGGCCGCTACCGTGAGTTTTACCAATGCGACGCCGACGTGGTAGGCACCGATTCGCTGCTTTGCGAAGCGGAAATTGTGATGCTTTTGCATGATATCCTGCCTGCATTGGGTATTAATGACTTTACAGTAAAGATCAATAACCGTAAAATCCTGACCGGCATCGCCGACATGATCGGGGCGCACGGCATGGAGGGGCCGCTTTGTGTAGCGATCGACAAATTGGATAAAATCGGGAAGGAGAAAGTCGTTGAAGAACTCGCCGAACGCGGTTTCGCCGCTGACAGTATCGATAAGCTCGAACCGATTTTCAATCTTTCGAATGCTGGGGATCCGTTTGCGGAGCTGAAAAGCTGGCTGGCCGGATCGGAAGTGGCGTTGAAAGGTATTCAGGAGCTGGAAGAAGTTTGGGCAATGGTGAAGGTCCTGGGACTGGAAAATGCGAAGATCGAGTTCGATGTCACGCTCGCACGCGGACTTTCCTATTACACGGGCGCTATTTTCGAAGTGAAGGCCAATAATGTACAGATCGGCAGCATTTCGGGCGGCGGCCGCTACGATAACCTGACGGGTACATTCGGTGTGCCGGGCATTTCCGGCGTAGGTATCTCGTTGGGAGTAGACCGTATTTATGATGTGATGGAAGAATTGAACCTTTTCCCCGAAAGCCAGAAGACCAGCACGAAGGTAATGATCTCCAATTTCGATCAGGAGGCATTTGCTTATGGCCTGTCGATCCTGCCGAAACTCCGGAAAGCAGGTATTAACTCGGAGATTTACCCGGATCCGGTGAAGCTGAAAAAGCAGCTGGATTACGCCGACCGCAAGAATATCCCGTTCGTGATTCTGATCGGTTCGGAAGAAATCCAGTCGGGTTTGCTGACTTTGAAAAACATGAAAACCGGCGAACAGCAGAAACTGAAAGCGGAAGATATCATAACTTTGCTCGACCGGGAAGACCAATAA
- the hisG gene encoding ATP phosphoribosyltransferase encodes MNDNILRIAIQKSGRLSEDSLKLIKECGIRFDNGAGKLKTDATNFPAEILFLRDDDIPGYVEDGVAHLGIVGENVSEESCKDVDTVHKLGFSKCRLSIGVLREQEYKGVQDLQGKSIATTYPRLLEQYLKSHNVTADIHEISGSVEIAPSIGLADAVCDIVSSGSTLLSNGLKEVETIFRSEAVMIASKHLSDVQKGLLDQLLFRIKSVQVAKNNKYILLNCPVEAVENISRFLPGMRSPTILPLATEGWCSLHSVINENEFWENIEKIRQAGAEGILVIPIEKMIV; translated from the coding sequence ATGAATGATAATATTTTAAGAATTGCCATCCAGAAATCGGGCAGGCTCAGTGAAGATTCTTTAAAACTGATCAAAGAATGCGGCATCCGTTTCGACAACGGGGCAGGTAAGCTCAAAACCGACGCGACGAACTTTCCCGCCGAAATCCTTTTCCTCCGCGACGACGATATCCCCGGTTATGTGGAAGACGGCGTGGCGCATCTGGGGATCGTAGGAGAGAATGTTTCGGAAGAGTCGTGCAAGGACGTGGATACCGTTCATAAGCTGGGCTTTTCGAAATGCCGCCTGTCGATCGGCGTTTTGCGTGAGCAGGAATATAAGGGTGTACAGGACCTGCAAGGCAAGAGCATTGCGACCACCTATCCCCGGTTGCTGGAACAATATCTTAAATCCCATAATGTTACGGCGGATATTCACGAGATCAGCGGGTCGGTGGAGATCGCGCCGAGCATTGGCCTGGCCGATGCGGTTTGCGATATCGTAAGCTCGGGCAGCACTTTGCTGAGCAATGGTTTGAAAGAAGTGGAAACGATTTTCCGCTCGGAAGCCGTCATGATCGCCAGCAAGCATCTTTCCGATGTGCAGAAAGGCCTGCTGGACCAGCTTTTGTTCCGTATCAAGTCGGTGCAGGTGGCGAAGAACAACAAATACATTTTGCTCAACTGCCCCGTGGAGGCCGTGGAGAATATCAGCCGGTTCCTGCCGGGCATGCGTTCCCCTACGATCCTGCCATTGGCGACCGAAGGCTGGTGTTCGCTGCATTCGGTGATCAACGAGAACGAGTTCTGGGAGAATATCGAAAAGATACGCCAGGCCGGTGCGGAGGGAATCCTGGTGATCCCGATTGAGAAAATGATTGTTTAA